Below is a window of Nocardioides sp. S-1144 DNA.
GGCGCCATCGCCCCGCCGGGCGCGGTGGGCTACAAGGAGTTCCTCGTCGCGGGGATCTTCGCCCAGACCGTCGTGTTCGGCGCCACCTTCACCGGCGCCGGCCTCGCCGAGGACATGCAGAAGGGCATCATCGACCGGTTCCGGTCGCTGCCGATGTCCCGCTCGGCCGTGCTGATCGGGCGCACGACGTCCGACGTCGTCTACAACGTGCTCTCGCTCGTCATCATGGCGCTCACCGGCCTGCTCGTCGGCTGGCGGATCCGCGAGGGTGTCCTCGACGCCGCCCTCGGCTTCCTGCTGCTGCTCGCCTTCGCCTACGCGATCAGCTGGGTGATGGGCTTCATCGGCCTGCTGGTGCCGAGCGTGGAGGTCATCAACAACGCCTCGTTCATCGTCATCATGCCGCTCACGTTCGTCTCGAACGCCTTCGTGCCGACCGAGTCGTTCTCCGGCGTGCTGCGCACCATCGTCGAGTGGAACCCCGTCTCCACCCTGACCCAGGCCAGCCGCGAGCTCTTCGGCAACACCGGCGGCCAGGCCGCCCCCGACGCGTGGCCGATGCAGAACCCGGTCCTCTACACGCTGCTGTGGGTGGTGCTCATCATCGTCGTCTTCGTGCCGCTCTCGGTGCGCCAGTACCGGCTCTCGTCGGCGCGGTAGCCCGGCTCACCGGGCCAGCGCGAACAGCTGGTCGTCCTCGGCGGCCGGCTCCCCCCGGCCGTCGGTGTTCGAGGTGGCCAGCCACAGCATCGTGGTGTCGGCGGTCGCGACCACGTTGCGGATCCGGCCGTAGCGGCCCACGAGGTGGGCGACCGGGTCCTCCAGGAGGTCGGCGCCGGTGCGGTCGCCGTCCTCGCCCTCTCCGGGCCTCTCGGCCACGGCACCGGCGAACGGCACCTCCCACAGGGTCTCGCCCCTCAGGGCCGCCACCCACAGCGACCCGTCCCACCAGGCGATGCCGGACGGCGAGGCCTCCTCGGTGGTCCAGACGACCGCCGGGTCGACGTACTCCTCGCCGCCGCCGGTGCCCTCGACCGCGGGCCAGCCGTAGTTGGCGCCGGCCTGGACCAGGTTGAGCTC
It encodes the following:
- a CDS encoding ABC transporter permease, with protein sequence MSTPQALSDGWVVAQRNLIKIKRVPEVLVFVLISPIMFVLLFAYVFGGAIAPPGAVGYKEFLVAGIFAQTVVFGATFTGAGLAEDMQKGIIDRFRSLPMSRSAVLIGRTTSDVVYNVLSLVIMALTGLLVGWRIREGVLDAALGFLLLLAFAYAISWVMGFIGLLVPSVEVINNASFIVIMPLTFVSNAFVPTESFSGVLRTIVEWNPVSTLTQASRELFGNTGGQAAPDAWPMQNPVLYTLLWVVLIIVVFVPLSVRQYRLSSAR